In the Diorhabda carinulata isolate Delta chromosome 9, icDioCari1.1, whole genome shotgun sequence genome, one interval contains:
- the LOC130898166 gene encoding uncharacterized protein LOC130898166, with protein MALDPIVVARIVALLQDGRGQRETARIVGASLCGVGRVYQRFLETGLIRPGCGRKRVTAQRDDRFLVSTSLWNRKTTAVSLRNQLEEVRNVNVSVWTVRRILYAAELSCRRMATGPRLQHQHRTARLTFARVHVR; from the coding sequence ATGGCTTTAGATCCGATTGTTGTGGCAAGAATTGTTGCGCTTTTACAAGATGGTCGGGGGCAAcgtgaaactgcaagaattgtTGGTGCTAGTCTTTGTGGTGTGGGAAGGGTGTACCAGCGCTTTCTGGAGACTGGCCTGATCAGGCCAGGGTGTGGGCGAAAAAGAGTTACCGCTcaacgagatgaccgttttttggtgTCCACAAGTTTGTGGAATAGGAAAACTACTGCGGTTTCACTGCGAAATCAGTTGGAAGAAGTGAGAAACGTCAACGTTAGTGTATGGACCGTTAGAAGAATACTTTATGCTGCTGAACTGTCATGCAGAAGAATGGCTACAGGTCCCCGGTTGCAACACCAGCATCGGACTGCAAGATTGACTTTTGCCAGAGTTCACGTTCGTTAG